Proteins encoded within one genomic window of Candidatus Bipolaricaulota bacterium:
- a CDS encoding HAMP domain-containing histidine kinase, translating into MVVASLGAVYAVATHLLVTDAKEFIASEHAAQAVGIKAQLVSYYSENMTWDGVEKLFSEHGRYRGEEHGQGGQFLLTDPEGRIVYAGSHKLREVNLSPRLLAEGIPITVEGKKVGILFTGPLLGQFTEIEERLLSSVRRTVAYAAVISLGIALGIGLTLLRLITAPFERLTAATRAISSGDLTHPVPVPGDDEIGRLGRVLEELRVGLSRSEAARRRMLADIAHELRNPLAIIRAKVEAMLDGIQPANEENLMTVNERLLHLSGLVDELQDIALAEAHELPLDRAPIDLVEFLRGVAADARTLLAGADKKFNLEIPAKLPRVSADRRRLHQIVWNLLSNALRHTHPGDEITLHAEPRGREVLIQVSDTGEGMPAETVSHVFDRFYKGKGSKGLGLGLAITKALVESHGGRIWVESAPGEGTRFSFTIPISRT; encoded by the coding sequence CGACGCCAAGGAGTTCATCGCATCGGAGCACGCGGCGCAAGCAGTCGGGATCAAGGCCCAACTCGTCTCCTATTACTCGGAGAACATGACCTGGGACGGGGTGGAGAAGCTGTTCAGCGAACACGGCCGGTACAGGGGAGAGGAGCACGGACAGGGTGGACAGTTCCTCCTCACCGATCCCGAAGGGAGAATCGTCTACGCCGGTTCGCACAAGCTCAGGGAGGTGAATCTATCCCCGCGCCTCCTTGCCGAAGGGATTCCAATAACTGTGGAGGGGAAGAAGGTCGGAATCCTGTTCACCGGCCCGCTCCTCGGCCAGTTCACCGAAATCGAGGAGAGGCTCCTGAGCTCGGTCCGCCGCACGGTGGCCTACGCCGCGGTAATCAGCCTGGGGATAGCCCTCGGGATCGGTCTGACCCTGTTGCGCCTCATCACCGCCCCGTTCGAGCGGTTGACCGCGGCGACCAGGGCGATCTCCTCCGGCGATCTCACTCACCCGGTTCCGGTCCCTGGTGACGATGAGATTGGGAGGCTCGGGCGCGTTCTGGAGGAGCTGCGTGTCGGGCTATCCCGCTCGGAGGCCGCGCGCCGGCGCATGCTCGCCGATATCGCCCACGAGCTGAGGAACCCCCTCGCCATAATCCGGGCCAAGGTGGAGGCGATGCTCGACGGGATCCAGCCCGCGAACGAAGAGAACCTGATGACCGTGAACGAGCGGCTCCTCCACCTCTCGGGGTTGGTCGACGAGCTCCAGGACATCGCCCTCGCCGAGGCGCACGAGCTTCCCCTCGACCGCGCTCCGATCGACCTCGTTGAGTTCCTCCGCGGGGTCGCCGCAGACGCCCGCACCCTGCTGGCCGGGGCCGATAAGAAGTTCAACCTGGAGATCCCTGCCAAACTACCCCGCGTCTCCGCCGATCGACGGCGCCTGCACCAGATCGTGTGGAACCTGCTCTCCAATGCGCTGCGTCACACCCACCCCGGCGATGAGATCACCCTGCACGCCGAGCCCCGGGGAAGGGAGGTCCTGATCCAGGTGAGCGACACAGGAGAGGGGATGCCCGCGGAGACCGTCTCCCACGTCTTCGACCGCTTCTACAAAGGGAAGGGCTCGAAGGGGCTCGGGCTCGGCCTGGCGATCACCAAGGCCCTTGTCGAGTCGCACGGCGGCCGGATCTGGGTGGAGAGCGCCCCCGGAGAGGGTACGCGCTTTTCGTTCACCATCCCGATTTCCCGAACTTAG